A window of Lodderomyces elongisporus chromosome 8, complete sequence genomic DNA:
ATATGACTTTGCTCAAATTGGTATCAAGCTTTTGAGACTTGATCATATCTGCAACAACTAGAGTCGATAATTGTGCAGGTGTTCCGCCTGACTTATTTGCACCAGTTTGACTCAACTGCTTGACTAGGGCTGGTGTAGCCGATTCCTGCCATCCAACTCTGAGTCCCGGTGCTATTATCTTTGAGAATGTTGCATTCGAAATGGTATTGCCGTACTTGTTTGTCACCGTAGCCTGGTCTATTTGACTAATCTTTGGTAAAGGTACATCTCTTTCGGCTGTATAATCCAAGTATTCATACACATCATCACTGATGATTAGTAAATCAAAGTCTCTAGCAATCTGTACCAATTTTTCCCGGGTCTTTACATTATATGTCATACCTCCTGGGTTGGAGAAAGATGGAACCAAATATAGCACAAATCGGTATATTTTTCGTTCTCCTCGAGGATCTTGAACTATCCCCGTTTCCAGTGTGACTTTGCCTGCTCCTTTTGAGTATTTGACTAATTCGCTCGTAAGTGCATCCAAATCAATATCGTATTCTCCACCTGCAGTTTCATTAACCGCAGTCATGCGATCACCAAgtccaacatcaacaaatgCATTGTTGATCAAGAAATATGTCGGTGTCACAATGAATGCACGCAACGTTATGTCTCTACTTGTGCATGATGTGAGAATATTTGCAACACCATATGAAGCTCCTGATGTCAAGTTGATAAGGTCCGCTCTTGTCGTGTCAGATCCATACTTTTTATTCACCCACTGTGCGATAGTCTCACGAACTTCAAGATTACCTGGATCTGTCCCGTATGCCAATGGATGTTGATTTTGTGGGTCTGAATCGTAGGAAAGATAGTCTTGTTCGAGCAAAACTTTATTGTAGGAATCAGCAATCTCTTTTGCTGGGAGCAACTCTCTAGTCGGATGACCTTT
This region includes:
- the YEY2 gene encoding Valine--pyruvate aminotransferase; its protein translation is MSINFFKGHPTRELLPAKEIADSYNKVLLEQDYLSYDSDPQNQHPLAYGTDPGNLEVRETIAQWVNKKYGSDTTRADLINLTSGASYGVANILTSCTSRDITLRAFIVTPTYFLINNAFVDVGLGDRMTAVNETAGGEYDIDLDALTSELVKYSKGAGKVTSETGIVQDPRGERKIYRFVLYLVPSFSNPGGMTYNVKTREKLVQIARDFDLLIISDDVYEYLDYTAERDVPLPKISQIDQATVTNKYGNTISNATFSKIIAPGLRVGWQESATPALVKQLSQTGANKSGGTPAQLSTLVVADMIKSQKLDTNLSKVISVYKERAAVLRKSIEDYLPKGTEVHGGEGGYFVWVKLPDTIKDNQKTIKKLAEEKGVILAGGEHFEVFGDERGWGKQCVRLSLSYLTSKEIRQGIKLWGEAIENNS